A genome region from Sphingorhabdus sp. SMR4y includes the following:
- a CDS encoding hydantoinase/oxoprolinase family protein — protein sequence MSYRLGVDVGGTFTDLLLLDQENGNFWRYKTPSTPQDSSQGILNGVNAICKAAGTSPSGIEFFLHGTTVATNAMLEGKGARVGLITTDGYRQTMQIARSFVPGGLAGWIVWPKPEPLAALDDSFEIAGRIDAQGNEIAPIDENEIRRVLEGLKNSGIEALTVSLINSYLNGAHEIRVGELAAEIMPDIPFSLSHQVLPEMQEYERTLSTVANASVRPVVGKYVRNLRDSLRSCEMNGSLSLLRSDGGLMSSEKAEDHPVSLLMSGPAGGVTGAIWVGRNAGIKNILTLDVGGTSTDVALIENLEARRQRTTEVGHLSVRASALDVKTVGAGGGSIAYVPELTGALRVGPESAGAVPGPVAYGKGGTEPTVTDANVVLGYLPESLLGGSFKLDREGAEKSVQKIADTLGISLMEAARGIIDIVNENMFGALRMISVQQGYDPRHFALMGFGGAGPLHVNAVARLMDSWPAVSPVSPGVLCALGDATTRMRTETARSFSRRFNDTDEAEVIALLQEISAQTRAELMEEGIADQNITSLFELDVRYEGQAFEVPLSIDEETLLADGLAGVTDRFDEEHRRLFTFNMESAHELVNIRAVALGPELDLPAPQLKSGNGDPAAAKIRDHQLWADGKMQPAVIYDRSKLLAGDIIPGPAIVIEMDSTTLIEADCVGTVDQVGNILINLA from the coding sequence ATGTCCTATCGTTTGGGAGTAGACGTCGGCGGTACGTTTACGGATCTGTTGCTGCTTGATCAAGAAAATGGCAATTTCTGGCGGTATAAAACGCCATCCACACCCCAGGACAGTTCCCAGGGTATTCTCAATGGCGTCAATGCGATTTGCAAGGCAGCCGGCACAAGCCCGTCCGGAATCGAATTTTTTCTGCATGGCACCACTGTGGCCACCAACGCCATGTTGGAAGGCAAGGGCGCCCGCGTCGGACTGATCACCACGGACGGCTATCGCCAGACCATGCAGATTGCTCGCAGCTTTGTGCCCGGCGGACTGGCCGGCTGGATCGTCTGGCCCAAGCCGGAACCGCTCGCCGCTCTCGACGACAGTTTCGAAATTGCCGGCCGGATCGATGCCCAGGGCAACGAGATCGCTCCGATCGACGAGAATGAAATCCGCCGGGTTCTGGAAGGCCTCAAGAATTCCGGCATCGAGGCCCTCACTGTCAGTCTGATCAATTCCTATCTCAACGGAGCGCATGAAATCCGCGTCGGTGAGCTGGCGGCAGAGATCATGCCCGATATTCCCTTCTCGCTCAGCCATCAGGTGCTGCCGGAAATGCAGGAATATGAGCGTACCCTGTCCACGGTCGCCAACGCCTCGGTCCGTCCGGTTGTCGGAAAATATGTCCGCAATCTGCGTGACAGCCTGCGTTCTTGCGAAATGAACGGCTCGCTTTCGCTGCTTCGTTCCGACGGTGGACTGATGTCTTCGGAGAAAGCGGAGGACCATCCGGTCTCGCTGCTGATGTCTGGTCCCGCCGGCGGCGTGACCGGTGCGATATGGGTCGGGCGCAATGCCGGTATCAAGAATATCCTCACGCTGGATGTGGGCGGTACATCTACCGATGTCGCACTGATCGAAAATCTCGAGGCGCGCCGTCAGCGGACCACCGAAGTCGGCCATCTTTCGGTCCGCGCATCGGCCCTTGATGTCAAAACCGTCGGCGCCGGGGGTGGCTCTATCGCTTATGTCCCCGAACTTACCGGCGCACTGCGTGTCGGACCGGAATCTGCAGGAGCGGTTCCAGGACCGGTCGCCTACGGCAAGGGCGGAACAGAGCCGACCGTTACCGATGCCAATGTGGTGCTTGGCTATCTCCCCGAATCCCTGCTGGGTGGTTCGTTCAAACTGGACCGCGAAGGGGCGGAGAAATCCGTGCAGAAAATCGCGGACACGCTGGGGATCAGTCTGATGGAAGCCGCCCGTGGCATCATCGACATCGTCAACGAGAATATGTTCGGTGCGTTGCGGATGATTTCGGTTCAACAGGGCTATGATCCCCGCCACTTTGCCCTGATGGGCTTCGGCGGTGCCGGCCCGCTGCATGTCAATGCAGTGGCCCGCCTCATGGATAGCTGGCCGGCCGTCTCGCCGGTCTCTCCTGGCGTCCTGTGCGCGCTCGGCGATGCCACCACCCGGATGCGGACGGAAACAGCCCGCAGCTTCTCCCGCCGTTTCAATGACACCGACGAGGCCGAAGTAATTGCTCTGCTGCAGGAGATATCCGCACAAACACGCGCCGAGCTGATGGAGGAAGGCATTGCCGACCAGAATATCACTTCGCTGTTCGAGCTGGACGTCCGTTACGAGGGGCAGGCTTTTGAAGTGCCGCTGTCGATCGACGAAGAGACCTTGCTGGCAGACGGGCTGGCCGGAGTTACCGACCGGTTTGACGAAGAACATCGGCGCCTGTTCACCTTCAACATGGAAAGCGCCCATGAACTGGTGAACATCCGCGCCGTCGCGCTAGGACCCGAGCTGGACCTGCCCGCGCCGCAACTGAAAAGCGGCAATGGCGACCCGGCTGCGGCCAAAATACGCGATCACCAGCTTTGGGCTGACGGCAAAATGCAGCCAGCGGTCATCTATGACCGTTCCAAGCTGCTGGCCGGAGATATCATCCCCGGACCTGCGATCGTGATCGAAATGGACTCGACCACCCTGATCGAAGCGGACTGCGTCGGCACCGTCGATCAGGTCGGCAATATTCTAATCAACCTGGCCTGA
- a CDS encoding aldehyde dehydrogenase family protein encodes MAFDLTKLHPTNQQFLARRAGGEGLLADGQWKAARDGKTFDTVDPATGAVTGKLALANSADVDDAVAAARGALADWKNTTPVNRSKILWAIADIIEENIDALAELESLDQGKPLYVGRWAELPGAVNQFRFFAGQAMNIEGQTLESSIDYQPAGKQMRTWTAREPVGVVAAIVPWNSPLVLTAMKLAPALAAGCTIVLKPAEDTSLTALRLAELMSEAGLPDGVLNVITGFGAETGASLAAHAGVDKIAFTGSTATGRAILDAAKTNFKRVTLELGGKSPCIVMDDADLELAIPGVANAIFFNSGQVCIAGSRLYAHSAIYDRLVAGVVEYAKGLKMGHGLDPESQMGPLVSLRQAERVEGFIQRAQADGATLLAGGERSGEAGTFISPTVLADVSPDMEIVCEEVFGPVLAVQKFDDVDEVIAAANDSDFGLAASVWTESLSNAHRMSSAIRAGTVWINCHAMYDPSLAIGGVKQSGWGRDSGKQAMDNYLEWKTVCAAV; translated from the coding sequence ATGGCTTTTGATCTAACCAAGCTTCACCCGACCAATCAGCAGTTCTTGGCGCGCCGCGCCGGGGGCGAGGGTCTGCTGGCCGATGGCCAGTGGAAGGCAGCCCGGGATGGCAAAACGTTTGATACGGTCGATCCCGCAACCGGTGCTGTAACCGGAAAACTGGCTCTGGCTAACTCGGCCGATGTCGATGATGCAGTGGCAGCGGCCCGCGGCGCGCTGGCCGATTGGAAGAATACAACGCCGGTCAACCGCTCGAAAATTCTCTGGGCGATAGCCGACATCATAGAAGAGAATATTGACGCACTCGCCGAACTGGAAAGCCTTGACCAGGGCAAGCCATTATATGTCGGGCGCTGGGCAGAGCTTCCCGGTGCCGTGAACCAGTTCCGGTTCTTTGCGGGACAGGCCATGAATATCGAAGGTCAGACGCTGGAAAGTTCTATTGATTATCAGCCGGCGGGCAAGCAGATGCGGACCTGGACCGCCCGCGAGCCGGTCGGCGTTGTGGCCGCGATTGTGCCCTGGAACTCGCCACTGGTGCTGACCGCGATGAAGCTCGCACCCGCGCTGGCCGCGGGGTGCACCATTGTCCTGAAACCGGCCGAAGACACGTCGCTGACCGCTCTTCGTCTGGCGGAGCTGATGAGCGAAGCCGGCCTTCCGGACGGCGTGCTGAATGTAATTACCGGCTTTGGCGCCGAAACAGGCGCCAGTCTGGCCGCACACGCGGGTGTAGACAAAATCGCTTTCACCGGTTCGACGGCTACCGGCCGCGCGATTCTGGATGCGGCCAAGACAAATTTCAAACGAGTCACTCTGGAACTGGGTGGCAAGTCGCCCTGTATCGTCATGGACGATGCGGATCTCGAACTCGCTATTCCGGGAGTCGCCAACGCGATCTTCTTTAACAGCGGTCAGGTCTGTATCGCCGGCTCGCGCCTTTATGCGCATAGCGCCATCTATGATCGTCTGGTTGCCGGTGTGGTCGAATATGCCAAGGGTCTGAAAATGGGCCACGGGCTTGATCCCGAATCGCAAATGGGCCCACTGGTATCGCTCCGGCAGGCAGAAAGGGTTGAGGGGTTTATCCAGCGTGCGCAGGCTGATGGCGCGACCCTGCTTGCCGGCGGAGAGCGTAGCGGTGAAGCGGGCACCTTCATTTCGCCCACCGTTCTGGCTGATGTCTCGCCCGATATGGAAATTGTCTGCGAGGAAGTTTTCGGGCCGGTGCTTGCCGTCCAGAAATTCGATGATGTCGACGAGGTCATCGCTGCCGCGAATGACAGCGACTTCGGTCTCGCTGCAAGCGTCTGGACCGAAAGCCTTTCGAACGCCCACCGCATGAGCAGCGCCATTCGAGCCGGAACGGTCTGGATCAATTGTCATGCCATGTATGATCCTTCGCTTGCCATCGGCGGGGTCAAGCAATCCGGCTGGGGTCGCGATAGCGGCAAGCAGGCGATGGACAATTATCTCGAATGGAAAACTGTCTGCGCCGCTGTCTAG
- a CDS encoding FAD-dependent oxidoreductase → MKRERCQVVIAGAGPVGTVMATLLAQIGVDVVVLEAGADCAQDLRASTFHPPTLEMLDQIGITPMLLDKGLKAPVYHWRDRQSGEYIAFDLTELSDVTRYPFRIQCEQYHLSRALADGLEKFDNADIRFGNRLLSFKQDDSGVDIEVETTLGIDHLRADYLIGADGANSIVRKWLGIEFDGFTYAERFLCLSTEEDLVAHLPGLAPVNYVSDPNEWLVLLRVPSLWRVLVPTDGTLSDDELRSDKMKNDIFDRLTGDGAAVETRHRTLYRVHQRVAKSFVEDRVMLIGDSAHLNNPLGGFGMNSGIHDAFNLFQKLEPVLKSGKPNGGLELYDRQRRTVTHSFTQTQTIENMKFIQSGHESGAHERKRQEMLAIKQDDDRRRKYLMRQSMYESLAQAESIN, encoded by the coding sequence ATGAAGCGGGAACGCTGTCAGGTTGTAATCGCTGGAGCTGGTCCGGTCGGGACGGTAATGGCAACATTGCTGGCGCAAATTGGTGTTGATGTTGTTGTACTCGAAGCCGGCGCGGATTGTGCCCAGGATTTGCGAGCTTCAACATTCCATCCGCCAACGCTGGAAATGCTGGATCAGATCGGCATCACGCCGATGTTGCTGGACAAGGGGCTGAAGGCTCCGGTTTATCACTGGCGGGATCGCCAGTCCGGAGAATATATCGCATTCGATTTGACGGAACTGTCCGACGTGACCCGTTATCCGTTCCGGATCCAGTGCGAACAATATCATTTGTCCCGTGCCCTGGCAGATGGTCTGGAAAAATTCGACAATGCCGATATCCGATTCGGGAATCGCCTGCTGTCTTTCAAACAGGATGATAGCGGTGTCGACATCGAGGTCGAAACCACCCTGGGCATAGATCATCTGCGCGCCGATTATCTGATCGGCGCTGACGGCGCGAACAGCATCGTCCGCAAATGGCTGGGTATCGAATTTGACGGTTTCACTTACGCGGAACGGTTTCTGTGCCTTTCCACCGAAGAAGATCTGGTCGCTCATTTGCCCGGACTGGCACCGGTAAACTATGTATCCGATCCCAACGAGTGGCTGGTGTTGTTGCGCGTTCCTTCGTTGTGGCGCGTTCTGGTCCCGACAGACGGGACTTTGAGCGATGACGAATTGCGTTCTGACAAGATGAAGAACGATATTTTCGATCGTTTGACGGGCGATGGAGCGGCTGTCGAGACTCGCCACCGGACGCTCTATCGGGTGCACCAGAGAGTCGCGAAATCGTTTGTCGAGGATCGTGTGATGCTGATTGGCGACTCCGCCCATCTTAACAATCCCCTCGGCGGCTTCGGCATGAATTCCGGGATTCATGATGCCTTCAACCTGTTCCAGAAGCTGGAGCCGGTGCTCAAATCGGGCAAGCCGAACGGAGGTCTTGAACTCTATGATCGCCAGCGGCGAACAGTCACGCATAGTTTCACGCAGACACAGACGATTGAAAATATGAAGTTCATACAGAGCGGCCATGAAAGTGGCGCGCATGAACGCAAGCGCCAGGAAATGCTGGCGATCAAACAAGATGACGACCGCCGTCGCAAATATCTCATGCGTCAATCAATGTATGAGAGCCTGGCGCAGGCAGAATCGATTAACTAG
- a CDS encoding arylmalonate decarboxylase, whose protein sequence is MGDVLGWRKLMGVIGPSTNTVVQPDMERMRPDGVTNHYSRIFVTDPVALSDEDFFAGTQAISDNTMDAVRSVITCKPDYLVMGMSAVTFYGGIAGGDAFKKQVREVAGIDVSIGSESLVAALKAYGGIKKVSFVSPYFPAANAEVRNYLEESGFEVVRDKSLKCRCWTDIAKVTPERLTEVLAELDGPEVDALVQVGTNLSMVDLAAKTEARLGKPVIAINAATYWHALRACGIEDKIDGLGRLLSEY, encoded by the coding sequence ATGGGTGACGTACTGGGCTGGCGCAAGCTGATGGGGGTAATCGGACCGTCAACAAATACGGTTGTGCAACCCGATATGGAACGCATGCGGCCGGACGGTGTCACCAACCATTATTCCCGAATTTTCGTTACCGACCCGGTCGCGCTGTCCGACGAAGATTTTTTCGCCGGCACCCAGGCGATTTCCGACAATACCATGGATGCGGTGCGCTCGGTTATCACCTGCAAGCCCGACTATCTGGTCATGGGCATGTCGGCGGTTACATTTTACGGTGGCATCGCGGGCGGTGACGCTTTCAAGAAACAGGTCCGGGAAGTCGCCGGAATCGACGTCAGCATCGGTTCGGAATCCCTGGTTGCGGCGCTCAAGGCCTACGGCGGAATCAAGAAGGTGAGCTTTGTTTCGCCCTATTTCCCGGCAGCCAATGCGGAAGTACGCAATTATCTCGAAGAGTCGGGCTTTGAAGTGGTGCGCGATAAATCGCTGAAGTGCCGATGCTGGACCGATATCGCGAAGGTTACACCGGAAAGACTGACAGAAGTGCTGGCAGAACTGGACGGTCCAGAGGTCGATGCGCTGGTGCAGGTCGGCACCAATCTGTCAATGGTTGACCTGGCTGCCAAAACCGAAGCAAGGCTGGGCAAACCGGTGATTGCGATCAATGCGGCGACCTACTGGCACGCCCTGCGGGCCTGCGGTATCGAAGACAAGATCGATGGTCTGGGGCGTTTGCTCTCGGAATATTGA
- a CDS encoding alpha/beta hydrolase, producing the protein MPLITRHFLTIPARGKAPSRVVHYRRCGSGPPLLLVHQSPRSSAEYEQIMRQWSSHFTCIAPDSPGFGQSDPLPGVPDVGDFADGLVEFLDILGLSCCAAYGFHSGGIILAHLLKRHPHRLSALAIGGYAIWTDAEMRIFGERYIPEFHPDPFGTHLVWLWNRILEQSWFFPWFDVRDATRLSVAHADPDRIHAIVMEMLDAGNAYRFGYRAVLLAKPEVPAADAITAPVLISAYRGDPLSDHIDRMGPKPENWHTQKVETPTEHQELSLAFLRKHHTSPCPRLAEDEDAGFIAIGNGLIHWRGTRGAHEMRLHAPGAELTKPQPGELAIDVPGHGLSSDFTDYHMAIEAARRALGARRICWPELPVGEPELLYPDLSPDRFGGYLLKAWSVARASALFAPWYAAHSDHALPVQEAALAPEAIASRARALLRAGAAARKWHGALASRRDSQGDQNR; encoded by the coding sequence ATGCCATTGATCACTCGCCATTTTCTGACAATCCCGGCTCGCGGGAAGGCGCCGTCCCGGGTCGTGCATTATCGCCGATGCGGCTCCGGACCGCCCTTGCTCCTCGTCCACCAAAGCCCGCGCAGTTCTGCCGAATATGAACAGATCATGCGTCAATGGTCGTCCCATTTCACCTGTATTGCGCCCGATTCTCCCGGATTTGGTCAATCCGACCCGTTGCCCGGCGTGCCCGATGTTGGTGATTTCGCCGACGGGCTGGTGGAGTTTCTCGATATCCTGGGCCTGTCCTGCTGCGCTGCTTACGGCTTTCATTCGGGCGGCATCATACTTGCCCATCTTCTCAAACGGCACCCGCACCGGCTATCTGCTTTGGCCATCGGCGGCTACGCCATCTGGACCGACGCAGAGATGCGCATTTTCGGCGAGCGATATATTCCCGAGTTCCATCCCGATCCCTTTGGCACTCATCTGGTGTGGCTCTGGAATCGTATTCTCGAACAGAGCTGGTTTTTTCCCTGGTTCGATGTTCGCGATGCGACCCGTTTGTCGGTGGCACATGCTGACCCTGACCGCATTCATGCCATCGTCATGGAAATGCTGGACGCCGGCAATGCCTATCGCTTCGGCTACCGCGCAGTACTTCTGGCCAAGCCCGAAGTGCCTGCCGCCGATGCGATCACCGCGCCGGTGTTGATAAGCGCTTATCGCGGTGATCCGCTCAGCGACCATATCGACCGGATGGGGCCGAAGCCGGAAAACTGGCATACGCAGAAAGTGGAAACGCCGACCGAGCATCAGGAACTCAGTCTCGCGTTTTTGAGGAAACACCACACGTCACCCTGCCCGCGGCTGGCGGAAGATGAGGATGCAGGCTTTATCGCCATTGGCAACGGCCTGATCCATTGGCGCGGAACCCGTGGCGCACATGAAATGAGGCTGCACGCGCCGGGCGCGGAATTGACTAAACCGCAACCCGGAGAACTGGCGATTGACGTGCCGGGCCACGGGCTGTCCAGTGATTTCACGGACTATCACATGGCGATTGAGGCAGCGCGGCGTGCCCTGGGTGCCAGAAGGATATGCTGGCCCGAATTGCCGGTCGGCGAGCCCGAACTGCTCTATCCCGATCTGTCACCGGACCGGTTCGGCGGCTATTTGTTGAAAGCATGGTCCGTTGCGCGAGCCTCGGCACTCTTTGCGCCATGGTACGCCGCGCATAGCGATCATGCCCTTCCGGTGCAGGAAGCCGCGCTTGCTCCGGAAGCCATTGCCTCGCGTGCAAGAGCGCTGCTGCGGGCGGGCGCCGCCGCACGGAAATGGCATGGTGCGCTGGCCAGTCGCCGCGACAGCCAGGGCGATCAGAATCGATAA